From Synoicihabitans lomoniglobus, the proteins below share one genomic window:
- a CDS encoding M16 family metallopeptidase, protein MPSHSPRRKPLSTLLAVLLLAILPAASWLSAADFAHEESDLPVDPNVRYGKLDNGVRYALLKNTEPRERTALRLLVETGSLQENENQRGLAHFLEHMAFNGTENYAPDTLIEFFQRMGMSFGADTNAFTSFDRTVYMIDLPDSTAAHLTEGLQVFRDYAGGMLFLPEEIDKERGIILSEKRTRDSVEWRSFVAELDFLYGDTRLAHRLPIGTEEVLSTANRDVFVDYYNTWYRPERMTVVAVGDFDIDQVESEITAAFSDLSARGPARNDPPTDHVQSIEGLRVLHHYESEAGNVAVGIQTAVPFAEEPDTARNRLKDLPRDIALGMLNRRLAELAKQEGAPFSGGYAGAGSFYKISDTGSIELRALTGTWKEALKVAENELRRALQFGFQEPELREVIAGMRNGLEQAVRRAPTRRSPQLAMGVLSAVADETVFTTPQTDYDLVTPALDQITIDLCNAAFRELWSVPHRYVTVVGNTGADQPAEPELEIAELFSTAQAVVLDPPAQIEEVAFAYTDFGPAGEIFSRDHVADLDITLVEFANRVKLNIKQTDFSAESISMSVRIGTGQLSEPTADQPGLSVYASNTFTLGGLGAHSSDELRRILAGRNVGVGFGIGTDAFQLSGATTPDDLLLQLQLAAAYLVDPGFRPEADRQMRKGIEQYYTQLAHVPQGPLQTEVPRLLANGDMRFGLPPQDVLDQRTLDEARAWLTPELQHGAIEIALVGDLDVEAAIEAVAATFGALPTRGAKPLLYERRQVSFPEPFEKDYTVPTEIPKGVVSIYWPTTDGKDVHVARRLNVLANILGDRMRKKIREELGGSYSPSAGSNTSDTFDDYGTINAYIVVDPPDAARLAAATRELAAELAAHGTNDDELQRALQPILTSLREGERTNGYWLGAVLVSAQEFPQRMDWARSRYSDNQAITVAEINKLAAAYLGNDRAFQVIVLPE, encoded by the coding sequence ATGCCAAGTCATTCCCCGCGGCGTAAGCCGCTCTCCACCCTACTGGCTGTCCTCCTCCTCGCGATCCTCCCCGCCGCATCCTGGCTGTCTGCGGCAGACTTCGCCCATGAGGAGAGCGACCTGCCAGTCGACCCCAACGTGCGCTACGGTAAACTCGACAACGGTGTGCGCTACGCCCTGCTCAAAAACACCGAACCCCGCGAACGCACCGCTCTGCGCTTGCTCGTGGAGACCGGTTCCCTGCAGGAAAACGAAAACCAACGCGGCCTCGCTCACTTCCTCGAGCACATGGCCTTCAACGGCACTGAAAACTACGCGCCCGACACCCTCATCGAGTTTTTCCAGCGCATGGGCATGAGCTTCGGCGCCGATACCAACGCCTTCACCAGTTTCGATCGCACGGTCTACATGATCGACCTGCCCGATTCCACCGCGGCCCACCTCACCGAGGGCTTGCAGGTGTTTCGCGACTACGCCGGCGGCATGCTCTTTCTGCCCGAGGAAATCGACAAGGAACGCGGCATCATCCTCTCCGAGAAACGCACCCGCGACTCCGTCGAATGGCGCTCCTTCGTCGCCGAGTTGGACTTCCTCTACGGCGACACCCGTCTCGCTCATCGCCTCCCCATCGGCACCGAAGAGGTGCTCAGCACCGCCAATCGCGATGTGTTCGTCGACTACTACAACACGTGGTATCGACCCGAACGCATGACGGTCGTCGCCGTCGGCGATTTCGACATCGACCAGGTCGAATCCGAAATCACCGCCGCGTTCTCCGATCTCTCCGCTCGCGGCCCGGCCCGCAATGACCCGCCGACCGACCACGTTCAGTCCATCGAGGGCCTGCGCGTCCTGCACCACTACGAAAGTGAAGCCGGCAACGTCGCCGTCGGTATCCAAACCGCCGTGCCGTTTGCCGAGGAGCCCGACACCGCTCGCAACCGCCTCAAGGACCTGCCCCGCGATATCGCGCTCGGCATGCTCAACCGCCGCCTCGCTGAACTCGCCAAACAGGAAGGCGCGCCTTTCTCCGGCGGTTACGCGGGTGCCGGTTCGTTTTACAAGATTTCCGACACCGGCAGCATCGAACTGCGCGCCTTGACCGGCACGTGGAAAGAGGCGCTCAAGGTCGCCGAAAACGAACTGCGCCGCGCCTTGCAATTCGGGTTTCAGGAACCCGAACTGCGCGAAGTCATCGCCGGCATGCGCAACGGTCTCGAACAAGCCGTGCGCCGCGCCCCCACCCGCCGCTCTCCCCAACTCGCCATGGGCGTGCTGTCGGCCGTGGCCGACGAAACGGTCTTCACCACGCCTCAGACCGATTACGATTTGGTGACGCCCGCGCTCGACCAGATCACGATCGACCTGTGCAACGCCGCCTTCCGCGAGCTTTGGTCGGTTCCTCACCGCTACGTCACCGTGGTCGGTAACACCGGCGCGGATCAACCCGCCGAGCCCGAGCTCGAAATCGCCGAGCTGTTCTCCACCGCCCAAGCGGTCGTGCTCGATCCACCCGCGCAAATCGAGGAGGTCGCGTTTGCCTACACCGACTTCGGTCCGGCCGGGGAAATCTTCTCCCGCGATCACGTCGCCGATCTCGACATCACCCTCGTCGAGTTCGCCAACCGCGTGAAACTCAACATCAAGCAAACCGACTTCTCCGCCGAGAGCATCAGCATGTCGGTGCGCATCGGCACGGGCCAACTTTCCGAGCCCACCGCCGATCAGCCGGGACTCAGTGTCTACGCCAGTAATACCTTCACCCTCGGCGGTCTCGGCGCGCACTCCTCCGACGAGCTGCGACGCATCCTCGCCGGCCGCAACGTCGGCGTCGGCTTCGGCATTGGCACTGATGCCTTCCAGCTTTCCGGCGCCACCACGCCCGACGATCTGTTACTCCAGCTCCAGCTCGCCGCCGCCTATCTGGTCGACCCCGGTTTCCGTCCCGAGGCCGACCGCCAGATGCGCAAAGGCATCGAGCAATATTACACCCAACTCGCTCACGTCCCTCAAGGTCCCCTCCAGACCGAGGTGCCCCGCTTGCTGGCCAACGGCGACATGCGATTCGGCCTGCCCCCGCAGGACGTGCTCGACCAGCGCACCCTCGACGAGGCCCGCGCCTGGCTGACGCCCGAGCTGCAGCACGGCGCGATCGAAATCGCGTTGGTCGGTGACCTCGATGTCGAAGCCGCCATCGAAGCCGTCGCCGCCACGTTCGGCGCCCTGCCCACCCGCGGAGCCAAGCCGTTGCTCTACGAGCGCCGCCAAGTCTCGTTCCCCGAGCCCTTCGAGAAAGACTACACCGTGCCGACCGAAATCCCCAAGGGAGTCGTTTCGATATACTGGCCCACCACCGACGGCAAAGACGTTCATGTTGCCCGCCGCCTCAACGTGCTCGCGAACATCCTCGGTGATCGCATGCGCAAAAAGATTCGCGAAGAGCTCGGCGGTTCCTATAGCCCGTCCGCCGGTAGCAATACCAGCGATACGTTCGACGACTACGGCACCATCAATGCCTACATCGTCGTCGATCCGCCCGATGCCGCCCGACTCGCCGCCGCCACCCGTGAACTCGCCGCCGAGCTCGCCGCCCACGGCACGAATGACGACGAGTTGCAGCGCGCCTTGCAGCCCATCCTCACCAGTCTGCGCGAAGGCGAACGCACCAACGGCTACTGGCTCGGCGCCGTCCTCGTGAGCGCGCAGGAATTCCCGCAGCGCATGGACTGGGCCCGCTCCCGTTATTCCGACAATCAAGCGATCACCGTCGCCGAAATCAATAAGCTGGCCGCCGCCTACCTCGGCAACGATCGGGCGTTCCAAGTCATCGTGCTGCCGGAGTAA
- a CDS encoding 3-deoxy-D-manno-octulosonic acid transferase, which produces MLVLAPYYLWRMRRRGGYSDGFGQRFGAVPSSLPPKSAGRQRIWLQAVSVGELLAIGPLLDALHAQADREIYLTTTTSTGYRLAKERYGAKVAGVAYFPMDFWCFSARAWRHVQPDLAVLTEGERWPEHIHQAARRGVPIVAINARLSDRSFARMQWVRGLVPGLMGGITRLLAVAEEDAERFRQLGFASDRVTVTGNLKVDNAIAEIDDEAKQALRRELGFGPNDLVLLGSSLWPGEEEAVVAAWERARRDSRIDRTLRLLLVPRHAERSAAVEAIVAATGASYHLRSRGAARAPIEIAVGDTTGELQRLTQLADLVFVGKSLPPHTEGQTPVEAAGLGRALMFGPGMASFRPIAQDLRQQGAAVRVESAAELSDMTVALLADESRRNALGAAGRAWHRSNRGALARTVEVISVLLAD; this is translated from the coding sequence ATGCTCGTCCTGGCGCCCTACTACCTATGGCGCATGCGGCGGCGTGGTGGTTACAGCGACGGTTTTGGTCAACGGTTTGGCGCGGTGCCGTCGAGCTTGCCGCCCAAGTCAGCCGGGCGGCAGCGGATCTGGTTGCAGGCGGTCAGTGTGGGCGAATTGCTGGCCATCGGTCCGTTGTTGGACGCGCTCCATGCGCAGGCGGACCGAGAGATCTATCTGACCACCACGACCAGCACCGGTTACCGCCTGGCGAAGGAGCGCTACGGCGCGAAGGTGGCGGGCGTCGCATATTTTCCCATGGATTTTTGGTGCTTCTCCGCCCGGGCTTGGCGCCACGTGCAGCCGGATCTGGCGGTGCTGACGGAAGGTGAGCGGTGGCCGGAACATATTCACCAAGCGGCGCGCCGGGGCGTGCCGATCGTGGCGATCAATGCGCGACTGAGTGATCGGAGTTTTGCGCGCATGCAATGGGTGCGGGGATTGGTTCCCGGACTGATGGGGGGCATCACCCGGCTGCTGGCGGTGGCGGAGGAGGACGCGGAACGGTTTCGCCAGCTGGGCTTTGCGTCCGATCGGGTGACGGTCACGGGAAACCTCAAAGTCGACAACGCGATCGCCGAGATCGATGACGAGGCGAAACAGGCGCTGCGGCGGGAGCTCGGATTTGGTCCGAATGATCTCGTTTTGCTCGGTTCATCGCTCTGGCCCGGTGAGGAGGAGGCGGTCGTCGCGGCGTGGGAGCGGGCCCGACGGGATTCGCGCATCGATCGCACCTTGCGACTCTTGCTGGTCCCCCGCCACGCCGAACGCAGCGCAGCAGTGGAGGCGATTGTCGCGGCAACCGGGGCGAGTTATCATCTGCGATCGCGGGGCGCGGCGCGTGCGCCGATCGAGATTGCGGTGGGCGATACGACCGGTGAATTGCAGCGACTGACGCAACTGGCCGATCTCGTTTTTGTGGGGAAGAGTTTGCCGCCACACACCGAAGGCCAGACACCGGTGGAAGCCGCCGGGTTGGGCCGGGCCCTGATGTTTGGCCCGGGCATGGCGAGCTTTCGGCCGATCGCTCAGGATTTACGGCAACAGGGCGCCGCCGTTCGCGTCGAGAGTGCGGCCGAATTGAGCGATATGACCGTGGCGCTGCTCGCCGATGAAAGCCGCCGAAACGCGCTGGGCGCGGCGGGTCGCGCATGGCACCGATCGAATCGAGGGGCCCTGGCGCGCACGGTCGAAGTGATTTCGGTGTTGTTAGCTGATTAA
- a CDS encoding DEAD/DEAH box helicase, with product MQSHGPKRVYTPQSLEFWFEKLADEWEPHFSDQQLEDGHRLYREGDVRELELTDHDAIVHRRVEKKDEYAVIEWKDGKLAVRSSSTDLDIARALAVAGMHEIEELVADEISPLPGDDRKPRADGDGAGDSHGFGNGDRNGHTNGNGVAAGESNGSRSGLTAGSTSSSRRSSKVMAARQASRSLVLVFRTKVGGLSFRAFWQSADKERQPALGAVAHADGNGHVTSGERAKLIGLAAYARKAHFQYSNDTGVYLMANVGEIPNFLQRTLSAWRRLFTIELDNNAANLIKGTRTIKVEAVADRRLVEGEGDGSGHAALDLRWIFKAGEQLLTDAEVRSLLKRNTSPTIIPSVGIVELPAEQLQAIESWRKNVADTHMESELSPYLVFSLFNDSRFKLTVSPALAQWRDSVMRPAPVEAALPELLRPYQRRGVEWLHHLADVGCHGLLADEMGLGKTLQVISLLAARPLVGKPHLVVCPASVVPVWREEIERFFPEMRIDVLKTANDFTTNREPVIWLASYTQLRKHRELLPQAEFGYAILDEGQFIKNPDAKVTQTTFAVRAMHRVVLTGTPLENRQLDLWSIFRFLLPGLLGSRSSFESQLNSNRDGTMERLRAQLAPFILRRTKSEVATELPQKVEMDLLCPMSDVQRAEYARICSEGLQRLGDDVGAAMREKSFGFLALLTRLRQVCCDPDMLPWRKSPLEDSGKIGLLIEKLGEVIESGHKVVIFSQFVMLLDRVKEALTVNYPHLAQFELTGMTLDRQKPVQDFQNGEGAAAMLVSLKAAGTGITLHAADYVFLLDPWWNPAVEAQAVDRVHRIGQTNTVFVYRMVTAGTIEERIQDLKESKKDLFDRIVGGLGGDFDLSQHFTSLQELVTLTQEATEGDAENAENGN from the coding sequence ATGCAATCGCACGGCCCCAAGCGCGTCTACACTCCGCAGTCACTGGAATTTTGGTTCGAGAAGCTCGCTGACGAGTGGGAACCCCATTTTTCCGATCAGCAACTCGAGGATGGTCACCGTCTTTATCGAGAGGGTGATGTGCGTGAATTGGAACTCACCGACCATGATGCCATCGTGCATCGCCGGGTGGAAAAGAAGGACGAATATGCCGTCATCGAATGGAAAGACGGCAAGTTGGCGGTGCGCTCCTCATCGACTGACCTCGATATTGCCCGGGCCTTGGCGGTCGCGGGCATGCATGAGATCGAAGAACTCGTGGCGGACGAAATATCGCCGTTGCCGGGAGATGATCGCAAACCGCGTGCCGATGGGGATGGCGCAGGCGACAGCCACGGTTTTGGCAACGGTGACCGCAATGGTCACACCAATGGCAACGGCGTGGCCGCCGGGGAAAGCAATGGATCGCGATCCGGTCTGACAGCGGGATCAACCAGTTCGTCGCGCCGGTCGTCCAAAGTGATGGCCGCGCGCCAGGCATCGCGCTCGTTGGTGCTGGTGTTTCGGACCAAGGTGGGGGGACTCAGCTTCCGCGCCTTTTGGCAGTCGGCGGACAAGGAACGTCAGCCGGCACTCGGGGCCGTGGCCCATGCCGACGGCAACGGTCACGTCACGTCGGGCGAACGCGCCAAATTGATCGGCCTGGCCGCCTACGCGCGCAAGGCACACTTTCAATACTCCAACGACACGGGCGTCTATCTGATGGCCAACGTCGGCGAGATTCCGAATTTTCTGCAACGCACGCTTTCCGCCTGGCGACGCTTGTTCACCATCGAGTTGGACAACAACGCCGCCAACCTCATCAAAGGCACGCGCACGATCAAGGTCGAGGCAGTGGCCGATCGTCGACTCGTCGAGGGGGAGGGCGACGGGAGTGGTCACGCGGCGCTCGATCTGCGGTGGATTTTCAAGGCCGGCGAGCAACTCCTCACCGATGCGGAAGTGCGCTCACTGCTCAAACGCAACACCTCGCCGACCATCATCCCGAGTGTGGGTATCGTCGAATTGCCCGCCGAGCAACTCCAGGCGATTGAGTCCTGGCGCAAGAACGTGGCCGACACCCACATGGAGTCGGAGTTGTCGCCGTATCTGGTGTTTTCGCTCTTCAACGACTCGCGTTTCAAGCTGACCGTCTCGCCTGCTCTCGCGCAATGGCGGGACAGCGTGATGCGACCGGCACCGGTGGAGGCGGCGTTGCCGGAGCTCCTGCGGCCGTATCAGCGGCGCGGCGTCGAGTGGCTGCACCATTTGGCCGACGTCGGATGTCACGGCTTGCTGGCCGATGAAATGGGCTTGGGCAAGACGCTGCAGGTGATCTCGCTGCTCGCGGCGCGACCGCTCGTGGGGAAACCGCATCTGGTGGTGTGTCCCGCGTCGGTGGTGCCGGTGTGGCGCGAGGAGATCGAGCGCTTCTTCCCCGAGATGCGGATTGATGTGCTCAAGACGGCCAACGACTTCACGACGAACCGGGAGCCGGTGATCTGGCTCGCGAGCTACACGCAACTGCGCAAACACCGCGAGTTGCTGCCCCAGGCTGAATTTGGCTACGCCATTTTGGACGAAGGCCAGTTCATCAAGAACCCCGACGCCAAGGTCACCCAGACAACGTTTGCAGTGCGGGCAATGCATCGAGTGGTGTTGACCGGCACGCCGTTGGAGAATCGGCAATTGGATCTGTGGTCGATTTTCCGTTTCCTGCTGCCGGGCCTGCTTGGTTCGCGGTCCAGTTTCGAGTCCCAGCTCAACAGCAACCGTGACGGCACGATGGAGCGTCTGCGGGCCCAGCTCGCGCCTTTCATCCTGCGACGCACCAAGAGCGAGGTCGCGACGGAGCTGCCGCAGAAAGTCGAGATGGACCTGCTGTGCCCGATGTCGGATGTGCAACGGGCGGAATACGCCCGTATTTGCTCCGAAGGCCTGCAGCGGCTCGGCGACGATGTCGGTGCGGCCATGCGGGAGAAGTCGTTCGGCTTTCTCGCCTTGCTCACGCGGTTGCGGCAGGTGTGCTGCGATCCCGACATGTTGCCCTGGCGCAAGTCGCCGCTGGAGGATTCCGGCAAGATCGGACTGCTCATCGAGAAGCTCGGCGAAGTCATCGAGAGCGGTCACAAGGTGGTCATTTTCTCCCAGTTCGTGATGTTGCTCGACCGGGTCAAGGAGGCGCTGACGGTGAACTATCCGCATCTCGCCCAGTTCGAGCTCACCGGCATGACGCTGGACCGGCAGAAGCCGGTGCAGGATTTCCAGAACGGCGAAGGCGCGGCGGCCATGCTCGTCTCGCTGAAAGCAGCGGGCACCGGCATCACGCTGCACGCGGCGGATTACGTGTTCCTGCTCGATCCCTGGTGGAATCCGGCGGTGGAGGCGCAGGCGGTCGATCGCGTCCATCGTATTGGTCAGACGAATACGGTTTTCGTCTACCGCATGGTGACGGCCGGCACGATCGAGGAGCGCATTCAGGACCTGAAGGAATCGAAGAAGGATCTGTTCGATCGCATCGTCGGCGGACTGGGCGGCGACTTCGACCTGAGCCAGCATTTCACGTCGTTGCAGGAGTTGGTCACGCTGACGCAGGAGGCCACCGAAGGTGACGCCGAGAACGCGGAAAACGGCAACTGA
- a CDS encoding TonB-dependent receptor, with protein MISFSRRSGARLQPSILVGLILVLVLSPIARAQGTATGTVVGRVIDEGSGFGVSWATVTVVQTGQSASSDLSGGYAISGVDAGVVTLLVEKEGFQTANITDVNVLAGETLRMDIPLGAVGGNVVVMDAFTISADVVQSSDIGLLAARQKANSISDAIGSDQFSRLGAGNAAEALGKVTGASVVDGKYVLIRGLGDRYSNTLMNGVSVPSADPDKRAVQMDQFPTEMIESVVTTKSFTPDQPGAFSGGSVNLKTKSFPENFFVSVSGSVGANSNTRGDQMLSSPGNTGPAPDVPQEIPNRDLAEIEAEFFGNFDPAHEVDAATRAFGPAGLYPTVRNGGVDLGYSFAIGQRIEYSDEGLIGITGSFNQSRSYSHYDGGEIGRYTGTAANANASLLFSDNPDTLSFDPADAPSGTPQFGLSSSTLTESTGGLVKLAIRPSIDHEVSLDLIYNETVDDGVRRGVGEEVRNYGGAIYEVYELLRTERSVSSAQLAGKSLFMGLNETEIEWRLSSSRSGQDQPDYRTMATIYDLNGDPVNATGVQPNRYFRELDEEATEGGIDITIPFAANDRSHRFKFGGMASANERTYDEQRFRYAVVPRNRTQLTAFPGPVGILAEDANGVTFGNTISRQQEPNKYDATQDVSAAYAMVDFQITDDIRAIIGGRYESTEIVTTPVAIPGLNPKTGEVDDSNFLPAASFVYAQNKKMNWRAAYGRTIARPTYKELTDIRYDDVFTGDTYVGNTDLELTVIDNFDLRWEWFPQKGETVAVSVFYKSMSNPIEVLYQPAVGSIRPQNVEEGTVSGIELEFRRDLDFLSEALSRWSIGGNLTFIESEVTIPDDELAILRAADANASNKRELLGQSPYVFNADVNYSREEWGTSATLSYNIVGERLDLVVFGSLPDVYEQPAPSLNFVLSQSLGYRWKMKFSAKNLLNPDREKLIDLASGPLVYSRYQSGRSLSLSFSYLFE; from the coding sequence ATGATTAGCTTTTCGCGCCGCTCCGGTGCCCGGCTCCAACCTTCCATTTTAGTAGGACTCATTCTGGTCCTCGTGCTCAGTCCGATCGCTCGTGCTCAAGGCACCGCGACCGGCACGGTGGTGGGGCGCGTGATCGATGAAGGATCGGGCTTCGGTGTCTCCTGGGCGACCGTGACCGTCGTGCAGACGGGGCAGTCTGCGAGCTCCGATCTCAGTGGCGGTTATGCGATCAGTGGCGTGGACGCCGGCGTGGTGACGCTGCTGGTGGAAAAAGAAGGTTTTCAAACCGCCAACATCACCGATGTGAACGTGCTGGCGGGTGAAACCCTGCGGATGGACATCCCGCTCGGTGCGGTCGGGGGCAACGTGGTCGTCATGGACGCGTTCACCATCTCGGCCGACGTGGTGCAGTCGTCGGACATCGGTCTGCTGGCGGCCCGCCAAAAAGCGAATTCGATCAGCGACGCGATCGGCAGTGACCAATTTTCCCGCTTGGGGGCCGGCAATGCCGCCGAGGCGTTGGGCAAAGTCACGGGCGCCAGTGTCGTCGACGGCAAATACGTGCTCATCCGCGGCTTGGGCGACCGCTATTCCAACACGTTGATGAACGGCGTGTCCGTGCCCAGTGCCGACCCCGACAAGCGGGCCGTGCAAATGGACCAGTTTCCGACGGAAATGATCGAGAGCGTGGTGACCACGAAATCGTTCACCCCGGATCAACCGGGAGCGTTTTCCGGCGGCAGCGTTAATCTTAAAACCAAATCGTTTCCGGAAAACTTCTTTGTATCCGTGTCGGGCTCGGTGGGGGCGAACAGCAACACGCGGGGCGATCAAATGCTGTCGTCACCCGGCAACACCGGACCGGCGCCGGACGTGCCGCAGGAAATCCCCAATCGGGACTTGGCGGAAATCGAGGCGGAGTTTTTCGGCAACTTCGATCCCGCCCACGAAGTCGACGCGGCCACCCGCGCCTTCGGACCGGCCGGACTTTATCCGACGGTTCGCAATGGCGGGGTCGACCTCGGTTACAGCTTCGCGATCGGGCAACGGATCGAATACAGCGACGAAGGCCTGATCGGCATCACCGGCAGCTTCAACCAAAGCCGTTCCTACAGCCATTACGACGGCGGTGAAATCGGTCGTTACACCGGGACGGCGGCGAATGCCAACGCGAGTCTGCTGTTCAGTGATAACCCTGACACCCTATCGTTTGATCCCGCCGATGCGCCCAGCGGCACGCCGCAGTTTGGACTCTCGTCGAGCACCTTGACCGAGTCCACGGGCGGACTGGTGAAACTGGCAATTCGCCCTTCGATCGATCACGAGGTGAGCCTGGATCTGATCTACAACGAAACGGTGGATGACGGGGTCCGACGCGGTGTGGGTGAAGAGGTGCGCAACTACGGCGGTGCCATTTACGAGGTTTACGAATTACTCCGCACCGAGCGCTCCGTAAGTTCGGCACAATTGGCGGGCAAGAGCCTGTTCATGGGACTCAACGAGACGGAAATCGAGTGGCGGCTTTCGTCCTCCCGGAGCGGGCAGGATCAGCCGGATTACCGCACCATGGCGACGATCTATGATTTGAACGGAGATCCGGTGAATGCCACGGGCGTGCAGCCCAATCGTTACTTCCGCGAGTTGGACGAAGAAGCCACCGAAGGGGGCATCGACATTACGATACCGTTTGCCGCCAATGACCGCAGCCACCGCTTCAAGTTCGGAGGCATGGCTTCGGCCAACGAGCGCACCTACGACGAGCAACGTTTCCGCTATGCCGTCGTGCCCCGCAACCGCACGCAACTCACGGCCTTTCCCGGACCGGTGGGTATCCTCGCCGAGGACGCCAATGGCGTGACTTTCGGCAATACCATTTCGCGTCAACAGGAGCCCAATAAATACGACGCGACGCAGGATGTTTCCGCCGCGTATGCGATGGTCGATTTCCAGATCACCGACGATATTCGGGCGATCATCGGCGGTCGCTACGAGAGCACCGAAATCGTCACTACGCCCGTCGCGATTCCCGGCCTGAATCCTAAAACCGGAGAGGTCGATGACAGTAATTTCCTGCCCGCCGCGAGTTTTGTTTACGCGCAGAACAAGAAGATGAATTGGCGGGCCGCCTATGGCCGCACGATAGCGCGTCCGACCTACAAGGAGTTGACGGACATTCGTTACGACGACGTCTTCACCGGCGATACTTACGTCGGCAACACCGACCTCGAACTCACCGTCATCGATAACTTTGATCTGCGGTGGGAGTGGTTCCCCCAGAAAGGCGAAACCGTCGCCGTCAGCGTGTTCTACAAGAGCATGAGCAATCCGATCGAGGTGTTGTATCAACCTGCGGTCGGTTCGATCCGTCCGCAGAATGTGGAGGAAGGCACAGTGTCGGGCATCGAACTCGAGTTCCGTCGCGACCTCGATTTCCTCAGCGAAGCGCTCAGCCGTTGGTCGATCGGAGGCAACCTGACCTTCATCGAGTCCGAGGTCACCATCCCCGACGACGAATTGGCCATCCTGCGCGCCGCCGATGCCAACGCGTCGAACAAGCGCGAGCTCCTCGGTCAGTCGCCCTACGTCTTCAACGCCGACGTCAACTACAGCCGGGAAGAGTGGGGCACCTCCGCCACCTTGTCCTACAACATCGTGGGTGAACGCCTCGACCTCGTCGTTTTCGGTTCGCTGCCCGACGTCTACGAACAACCGGCGCCTTCGCTCAACTTCGTGCTCAGCCAGAGCCTGGGCTACCGCTGGAAGATGAAGTTCAGCGCCAAGAATCTGCTCAATCCCGACCGGGAAAAGCTCATCGATCTCGCGAGCGGACCGCTCGTCTACAGCCGCTACCAAAGCGGTCGCAGCCTCAGCCTTTCGTTCAGCTACCTCTTCGAGTGA
- a CDS encoding phosphate ABC transporter substrate-binding protein: MKTPFRFLLGCLAALLTMSATASAQKIVIKGSDTLGAKLVPILAEEFKAKHPGVSFEIAAEGSSTGIAAIIDGTADIGMSSRNAKPTEMSAASAKGVDMTEHIVAYDGLAVIVNADSPLSNLRKRHVEQIFTGAVTDWAAVGANPGPISVYTRNTSSGTYSDFKALAMRKRDYARSSQKMAGNEQIASEVAGNSNGIGYVGLAYASAPGVKVVTIDGHLPEAASVNSGDYPYARPTFYYTNGKPTGIVAEFLAFTVSPEGQKIAAQVGFVPLAN; the protein is encoded by the coding sequence ATGAAAACTCCATTCCGATTCTTGCTGGGCTGCCTGGCCGCACTGCTGACCATGAGCGCGACGGCCTCCGCCCAAAAAATTGTGATCAAGGGTTCCGATACCCTCGGGGCCAAACTCGTCCCCATTCTGGCGGAAGAGTTCAAAGCCAAGCATCCGGGCGTCTCCTTTGAGATTGCCGCCGAGGGTTCCAGCACGGGCATTGCCGCCATCATCGACGGCACCGCCGATATCGGCATGTCGAGCCGCAACGCCAAGCCGACGGAGATGTCCGCCGCTTCTGCCAAGGGCGTCGACATGACGGAGCACATCGTCGCCTACGATGGCCTTGCCGTGATCGTGAATGCCGATAGCCCGCTGAGCAATCTGCGCAAGCGCCACGTCGAGCAGATCTTCACCGGAGCGGTCACCGATTGGGCCGCCGTCGGTGCGAACCCGGGCCCCATTTCGGTCTACACCCGCAACACCTCCTCGGGCACTTATTCCGATTTCAAAGCGCTGGCCATGCGCAAGCGCGACTACGCGCGGTCCTCGCAAAAGATGGCGGGCAATGAACAGATTGCATCCGAAGTCGCCGGTAACTCCAACGGCATCGGCTACGTGGGTCTCGCCTACGCCTCGGCTCCCGGGGTCAAAGTCGTGACCATCGACGGTCACCTGCCGGAAGCCGCCTCGGTCAATAGCGGAGACTATCCCTACGCGCGTCCGACCTTTTACTACACCAATGGCAAACCCACCGGGATCGTGGCCGAGTTCCTCGCCTTCACGGTGAGCCCCGAAGGGCAGAAGATTGCCGCTCAAGTCGGCTTCGTGCCCTTGGCCAACTAG